DNA sequence from the Acidimicrobiales bacterium genome:
CGCCCGGTCCCTGCGCTCCCCGCTGCCCGAAGAGATCGATTTCATGCACGCCACGCGCGACGAGCTGGCGTCGTTGCGCCGCGCCATCCATCCGCTCACGCGGAAGCTGGCCGTGCGCCTCGCCCGCAAGCGCCGCCACGGCCGCAAGGGGCCGCTCGACTTCCGCTCAACAGTGCGGCATTCGCTCTCGACGGGCGGCGTCCCGGTGGACCCGAAGTTCCGCTACCCGCGCCCGGCCAAGCCCGACATCATGGTGATCGCCGACATCTCGGGCTCGGTGGCCGCCTTCGCCCGCTTCACGCTGCACCTCGTGCACGCCATCAGCTCGCAGTTCTCGAAGGTCCGCAGCTTCGTGTTCATCGACGGCATCGACGAGGTCACCAGGTTCTTCGAGGGTGTCGACGACGTGGCCGAGGCGGTGCACCGGATCAACACGGAGGCCGATGTCGTCTGGGTGGACGGGCACTCCGACTACGGCCATGCCCTATCGGTGTTCTGGGAGCGATGGGGTGAGGAGATCACGCCGCGCACGAGCGTGCTCCTGCTCGGCGACGCCCGCAACAACTACCACGCCTCCCAGGCCTGGGTCGTCCAGGAGATCCGGCACCGGGCCCGCCACGTCTTCTGGCTCAACCCCGAGCCCCGCGCCTACTGGGGGACGGGCGACTCGATCCTGGGCGAGTACGCGGTGCACTGCGACGACGTCTTCGAGTGCCGGAACCTGCGCCAGCTCGAGCACTTCGTCACGGAGCTGGCATGAGCGGGGAGGCCCCGCCCGGGGGCGGGGTGCCCCCCGGGCTGCGGACG
Encoded proteins:
- a CDS encoding VWA domain-containing protein yields the protein MLDVLTGFVGELRAAGLPVSLTESIDAAEAVHHIPLEDREALKYALAATLVKSSAHWKAFETAFEVYFSMRGPQYDIDADHGGTGDLDTDPDTDADADAGQGRGRGQGGGGGEPVSAEELAEMLFRALASANDSQVAALARQAVTRYAGMEPGRPVGGTYYLYRTLRNLDLDGILERLMETARAEAPDGHLTPLEERLARDEFKARLDRLRRELEDEIRRRLVADRGTEALARSLRSPLPEEIDFMHATRDELASLRRAIHPLTRKLAVRLARKRRHGRKGPLDFRSTVRHSLSTGGVPVDPKFRYPRPAKPDIMVIADISGSVAAFARFTLHLVHAISSQFSKVRSFVFIDGIDEVTRFFEGVDDVAEAVHRINTEADVVWVDGHSDYGHALSVFWERWGEEITPRTSVLLLGDARNNYHASQAWVVQEIRHRARHVFWLNPEPRAYWGTGDSILGEYAVHCDDVFECRNLRQLEHFVTELA